A single genomic interval of Malania oleifera isolate guangnan ecotype guangnan chromosome 13, ASM2987363v1, whole genome shotgun sequence harbors:
- the LOC131146733 gene encoding alpha-L-fucosidase 1-like yields the protein MSRTRISWTVITLLIIHLFNLAISAPTSAVPPPLPVLPLPTFSQLKWQQRELIMFLHFGVNTFTDSEWGTGRESPAVFNPTRLNADQWVGVAAEAGFSLVILTAKHHDGFCLWPSRYTDHSVRSSPWRDGHGDVVREFVDAAKARGIDAGLYLSPWDRHDRRYGHNEAYNEYYLAQLQELLRNYGSVREIWFDGAKGSNAPNMSYYFGDWFSMVKELQSSINIFSDAGPDVRWIGNEKGFAGCTCWSTINRTSLSIGNASIVDYINAGDPKGTDWLPAECDVSIRPGWFWHKSQKPKPLSKLLEIYYKSVGRNCVLLFNVPPNTLGLLSNIDVTRLKEFKRAIDTIFTKNLAEKCSVQASSQRVGSDFGPENVLDRDHMWTYWAPGDQNAREHWIEVECLGIERVRFNVVRIQEAIGLGQRIGRHKVYADGKLVAHGSTVGYKRLHRLEMGVVEAHRVRIEVKGSRGLPLISSIGLHLDPY from the exons ATGAGTAGAACTCGAATTTCCTGGACTGTAATTACACTGCTGATAATTCATCTATTCAATCTCGCCATCTCCGCCCCCACCTCCGCCGTACCACCTCCGCTGCCAGTTCTCCCGCTCCCCACCTTCTCCCAACTGAAATGGCAGCAGCGAGAGCTCATAATGTTCCTTCACTTCGGCGTCAACACCTTCACCGACTCCGAGTGGGGCACCGGCCGCGAGAGCCCCGCCGTCTTCAACCCCACTCGGCTGAACGCTGATCAGTGGGTCGGCGTCGCCGCCGAAGCCGGGTTCTCCCTCGTCATCCTCACCGCCAAACACCACGATGGCTTCTGCCTGTGGCCTTCTCGCTACACCGACCACTCAGTACGGAGCAGTCCGTGGCGGGACGGCCACGGTGACGTCGTCCGGGAGTTTGTCGACGCCGCCAAGGCCCGCGGCATCGACGCCGGCCTGTACCTCTCGCCGTGGGATCGACACGATCGCAGATACGGCCACAACGAGGCCTACAACGAATACTACTTGGCCCAATTACAAGAATTGCTCAGAAA CTATGGGAGTGTGAGAGAGATTTGGTTCGACGGGGCGAAGGGGTCGAATGCGCCGAACATGTCGTATTACTTTGGAGATTGGTTTTCGATGGTGAAGGAATTGCAGAGCTCAATTAACATATTTTCCGATGCGGGGCCCGACGTGAGGTGGATCGGAAACGAGAAGGGGTTCGCCGGATGTACGTGTTGGTCGACGATTAACCGGACCTCGCTGTCCATCGGAAATGCTAGCATTGTTGA CTATATTAATGCGGGTGATCCGAAAGGGACTGATTGGTTGCCTGCCGAATGCGATGTTTCGATTCGACCGGGATGGTTTTGGCACAAATCACAAAAGCCAAAGCCACTAAGCAAATTACTCGAAATTTACTACAAGTCTGtaggaagaaattgtgtgttatTATTTAACGTGCCACCAAACACACTCGGGCTTCTTTCAAATATTGATGTGACAAGATTAAAAGAGTTCAAAAGAGCCATCGACACAATATTTACAAAAAATTTGGCTGAGAAATGCTCGGTACAGGCTAGCAGCCAAAGAGTAGGAAGTGATTTTGGGCCAGAAAACGTGCTAGATAGGGACCATATGTGGACCTATTGGGCCCCTGGAGACCAAAACGCAAGAGAGCATTGGATCGAAGTCGAATGCTTGGGCATTGAACGGGTCAGATTCAACGTGGTGAGGATTCAGGAGGCGATTGGGCTCGGTCAAAGGATCGGACGGCACAAGGTTTATGCAGACGGGAAGCTGGTAGCTCACGGAAGCACAGTAGGGTACAAGAGGCTTCACAGGCTTGAGATGGGAGTGGTTGAAGCCCATAGAGTGAGGATTGAAGTTAAAGGGTCTCGTGGGTTGCCTTTGATATCTTCGATTGGCCTGCACTTGGATCCCTATTAA